From one Rubrobacter xylanophilus genomic stretch:
- the erpA gene encoding iron-sulfur cluster insertion protein ErpA yields MEQKQAIVSITDKAAEKVRALMEQEGEEDLALRIGVRPGGCSGFQYSIYFDDEIGEDDEVFETKGVKILVDAMSVPYLMGSEFDWQESLMGAGFVVNNPNVQGSCGCGGSFTC; encoded by the coding sequence GTGGAACAGAAGCAGGCCATAGTTTCCATCACCGACAAGGCCGCGGAGAAGGTCCGGGCCCTGATGGAGCAGGAGGGTGAGGAGGATCTGGCGCTGCGCATAGGCGTGCGGCCCGGCGGCTGCTCCGGCTTCCAGTACTCCATCTACTTCGACGACGAGATCGGGGAGGACGACGAGGTCTTCGAGACCAAGGGCGTGAAGATCCTGGTCGACGCCATGAGCGTGCCCTACCTGATGGGCAGCGAGTTCGACTGGCAGGAGAGCCTGATGGGCGCGGGCTTCGTGGTGAACAACCCGAACGTCCAGGGCTCCTGCGGCTGCGGCGGATCTTTCACCTGCTAG
- a CDS encoding NUDIX hydrolase, which produces MSELVDVLDARGSRTGLAVPKEEAHRRGLWHRCFHCWICGEDVAGKPYLLLQRRAMGKDSWPGYLDVTAAGHLKSGEEPLDGLRELEEELGLRPEPSRLISLGTRRIEQEIPQGCDRELHEVFLLVDHTPPHRFRLQREEVASLVVLGLDEAKRLLREGEARAIEYADGRAVGTRVRAAELVPDKGLGEVVAAARRALRGERVGRVF; this is translated from the coding sequence ATGAGCGAGCTGGTAGACGTTCTGGACGCACGGGGCAGCAGGACCGGGCTTGCGGTCCCCAAGGAGGAGGCCCACCGGCGGGGGCTCTGGCACCGGTGCTTTCACTGCTGGATCTGCGGCGAGGACGTCGCCGGGAAGCCCTACCTGCTCCTCCAGCGCCGGGCGATGGGCAAGGACAGCTGGCCCGGCTACCTGGACGTGACCGCCGCCGGACATCTCAAGAGCGGCGAGGAGCCGCTCGACGGGTTGCGGGAGCTGGAGGAGGAGCTCGGGCTGCGGCCGGAGCCCTCCCGCCTGATTTCGCTCGGCACCCGCAGGATAGAGCAGGAGATCCCCCAGGGATGCGACCGCGAGCTGCACGAGGTGTTCCTCCTGGTGGATCACACGCCTCCCCACCGCTTCCGGCTGCAACGGGAGGAGGTGGCCTCGCTGGTGGTCCTCGGCCTCGACGAGGCAAAGCGGCTGTTGCGGGAGGGGGAGGCCCGGGCCATCGAGTACGCGGACGGCCGGGCGGTGGGGACCCGGGTGCGCGCCGCGGAGCTCGTCCCGGACAAGGGACTCGGGGAGGTCGTCGCGGCGGCCCGCCGGGCGCTGCGCGGCGAGCGGGTAGGGAGGGTGTTCTAG
- a CDS encoding ABC transporter permease, translating to MIPSLRAELLKLRKRPATWVLALVWLAVVLVFGYLFFYLISTVPAEGLPEGQRAQQEALGEQLRRGLLPENLLANLFANGTFGTGGAIALILGALAAGSEYGWGTLKTALTQRPGRLAFLCGKALALAIFLLLFVLLGLAAGAAGSYAVALLEGAAADWPPPEEFARAVGAGFLILAAWAYLGFALATLFRGTALAIGLGLAWSLAVESTLTLLPVESDAYETLRSLLLGENTASLGGYFGPAPQGLGVPEPLVEPGRAAATLAAYTLLFIAVAALALRRRDVT from the coding sequence GTGATCCCGAGCCTGCGCGCCGAGCTGCTCAAGCTCAGGAAGCGCCCGGCGACGTGGGTGCTCGCGCTGGTGTGGCTCGCGGTCGTCCTCGTCTTCGGCTACCTGTTCTTCTACCTGATCTCCACGGTCCCCGCCGAGGGCCTGCCGGAGGGCCAGCGGGCGCAGCAGGAGGCGCTGGGCGAGCAGCTCCGGCGCGGCCTGCTGCCGGAGAACCTGCTCGCGAACCTCTTCGCGAACGGCACCTTCGGCACCGGCGGGGCCATAGCCCTGATCCTCGGCGCCCTCGCCGCGGGCAGCGAGTACGGCTGGGGCACCCTGAAGACGGCCCTCACCCAGAGACCCGGGAGGCTCGCCTTCCTCTGCGGCAAGGCGCTCGCGCTCGCAATCTTCCTGCTCCTCTTCGTCCTGCTCGGGCTCGCGGCGGGGGCGGCGGGCAGCTACGCCGTCGCCCTCCTCGAGGGCGCCGCCGCCGACTGGCCGCCCCCCGAAGAGTTCGCGCGGGCGGTCGGTGCGGGCTTCCTCATCCTCGCGGCCTGGGCCTACCTGGGCTTCGCGCTCGCGACCCTCTTCCGGGGCACGGCGCTCGCCATCGGGCTCGGGCTCGCGTGGTCGCTCGCCGTGGAGAGCACCCTCACCCTCCTTCCCGTCGAGAGCGACGCCTACGAGACCCTCAGGAGCCTCCTCCTCGGCGAGAACACCGCCTCGCTGGGCGGCTACTTCGGCCCGGCGCCGCAGGGTCTCGGGGTCCCGGAGCCGCTCGTGGAGCCGGGGCGCGCGGCGGCGACGCTCGCCGCCTACACGCTCCTCTTCATCGCGGTCGCGGCGCTCGCCCTCCGCCGACGCGACGTCACCTGA
- a CDS encoding NAD+ synthase codes for MRVALAQINTTVGDIWGNAERVSSALERALEGGAEIVAFPELALTGYPPEDLLLRPGFVRDNLAALEEVASRVPEGVVAAVGFVDLESDLYNACAVVSGGRVLHRYHKRYLPNYGVFDENRYFREGKGAPVLRLDGTLAGISVCEDIWYPGGPAREQALAGASVLLNISASPYHRRKGALRERMLAVRASDYGCYVLFCNLVGGQDELVFDGHSLVFDPEGRLLARARQFEEDMLFVDLYPEEALVQRLHESRPRKEELEDEPEVVEVPGFRERREPAQSREPRVETLLPEEGEVLEALVLGLRDYFRKNGFSRAVLGLSGGIDSSLTAAIAARALGPENVTGVLMPSRYTSEASNADARAVAKNLGIDVRVIPIGPAFDAYRQMLEEVFRGLPEDVTEENIQARIRGNIVMALSNKFGWIALSTGNKSEMSVGYSTLYGDMAGGFSVLKDVPKTLVYRVARHLNRSEGREVIPESVLTKEPSAELRPGQRDVDSLPPYEVLDPILEAYIEDDKGVGEIVAMGFEEEDVRRVVRMVDRAEYKRRQAPVGIKVTTRAFGRDRRMPITNRYSEGRPGIR; via the coding sequence ATGAGGGTGGCTCTGGCCCAGATCAACACCACCGTCGGGGACATCTGGGGCAACGCCGAGAGGGTTTCCAGTGCTCTCGAGCGGGCCCTGGAGGGAGGGGCCGAGATCGTCGCCTTCCCCGAGCTGGCGCTCACCGGCTACCCACCCGAGGACCTTCTGCTGCGGCCGGGTTTCGTTCGGGACAACCTGGCGGCTCTCGAGGAGGTCGCCTCCCGGGTCCCGGAGGGCGTCGTGGCGGCGGTGGGCTTCGTGGACCTGGAGAGCGACCTGTACAACGCCTGCGCCGTCGTCTCCGGCGGCCGGGTGCTGCACCGCTACCACAAGCGCTACCTGCCCAACTATGGGGTCTTCGACGAGAACCGGTACTTCAGGGAGGGCAAGGGGGCGCCGGTGCTGCGGCTCGACGGGACGCTCGCCGGGATAAGCGTCTGCGAGGACATCTGGTACCCGGGCGGTCCGGCGCGGGAGCAGGCGCTAGCCGGGGCCAGCGTCCTGCTCAACATCTCCGCCTCCCCCTACCACCGGCGCAAGGGCGCGCTGCGGGAGCGGATGCTCGCGGTGCGCGCCTCGGACTACGGCTGCTACGTGCTCTTCTGCAACCTGGTCGGCGGGCAGGACGAGCTGGTCTTCGACGGGCACTCGCTCGTCTTCGATCCGGAGGGCCGGCTCCTGGCCCGCGCCCGGCAGTTCGAGGAGGATATGCTCTTCGTGGACCTCTACCCGGAGGAGGCGCTCGTCCAGCGGTTGCACGAGTCCCGGCCGCGCAAGGAAGAGCTGGAGGACGAGCCCGAGGTGGTGGAGGTACCCGGTTTCCGGGAGCGGCGGGAGCCGGCCCAGTCCCGGGAGCCGCGGGTGGAGACGCTCCTGCCCGAGGAGGGGGAGGTGCTGGAGGCGCTGGTGCTGGGCCTCCGGGACTACTTCCGTAAAAACGGCTTCTCACGCGCCGTACTCGGGCTCTCGGGCGGGATAGACTCCTCGCTCACCGCGGCCATCGCCGCGCGCGCCCTGGGGCCGGAGAACGTGACCGGCGTCTTGATGCCCAGCCGCTACACCTCCGAGGCCTCCAACGCCGACGCCCGGGCCGTGGCCAAGAACCTGGGGATAGACGTGCGGGTCATCCCCATAGGCCCGGCCTTCGACGCCTACCGGCAGATGCTCGAGGAGGTGTTCCGGGGGCTGCCGGAGGACGTCACCGAGGAGAACATCCAGGCCCGCATCCGGGGCAACATCGTGATGGCGCTCTCCAACAAGTTCGGCTGGATCGCGCTCTCCACCGGCAACAAGAGCGAGATGAGCGTCGGCTACTCCACCCTTTACGGCGACATGGCCGGGGGCTTCTCGGTCCTGAAGGACGTCCCCAAGACGCTCGTCTACCGGGTGGCGCGACATCTGAACCGCTCGGAGGGCCGGGAGGTGATCCCGGAGTCGGTGCTCACCAAGGAGCCCTCGGCCGAGCTGAGGCCTGGACAGAGGGACGTGGACTCCCTGCCGCCCTACGAGGTGCTCGACCCGATCCTCGAGGCCTACATCGAGGACGACAAGGGGGTGGGGGAGATCGTGGCGATGGGCTTCGAGGAGGAGGACGTCCGGCGGGTCGTACGGATGGTGGACCGCGCCGAGTACAAGCGCCGCCAGGCCCCGGTCGGGATAAAGGTCACCACCCGGGCCTTCGGGCGCGACCGCCGGATGCCGATCACGAACCGCTACTCGGAGGGGCGCCCCGGGATCAGGTGA
- a CDS encoding NUDIX hydrolase, whose protein sequence is MPPEEPASRRWEVLSSERLLETPYFALRTERLRLPDGEVKDPYYVLERPDAVFAFPLTRDGQVVLVRQYRPPLRRMELCIPAGLVEPGEPPEAAARRELLEETGYGGGEWEYMLRLASSPGLKNNWAYLFLARGVEPLAPPDPDEHERLELVLVPPEKLMGMVSSGEIVSATGAAAIMLALGRLRQ, encoded by the coding sequence GTGCCACCTGAAGAGCCCGCCTCCCGGCGCTGGGAGGTGCTCTCCTCCGAGCGGCTCCTCGAGACCCCCTACTTCGCCCTGCGGACCGAGCGCCTGCGCCTCCCCGACGGGGAGGTGAAGGACCCCTACTACGTCCTGGAGCGCCCCGACGCGGTGTTCGCCTTTCCCCTCACCCGTGACGGACAGGTGGTCCTGGTCCGTCAATACCGCCCCCCGCTGCGACGGATGGAGCTCTGCATCCCCGCGGGCCTGGTCGAGCCGGGCGAGCCCCCCGAGGCGGCCGCCCGCCGGGAGCTCCTGGAGGAGACCGGCTACGGCGGCGGCGAGTGGGAGTACATGCTCCGCCTCGCCTCCTCCCCCGGCCTCAAGAACAACTGGGCCTACCTCTTCCTCGCCCGCGGGGTGGAGCCCCTGGCCCCGCCCGACCCCGACGAGCACGAGCGGCTGGAGTTGGTGCTGGTACCGCCGGAGAAGCTCATGGGTATGGTCTCCTCCGGCGAGATAGTGAGCGCGACCGGCGCCGCCGCCATAATGCTCGCCCTCGGCCGCCTGCGGCAATGA
- a CDS encoding D-2-hydroxyacid dehydrogenase, producing the protein MTTVVVAMHLGEESLRRIREVDPRVRVAYREELVPPPRWEGDLVGEPGWRLNPEKERELLGLLAGAEVLLDFPRIQRPLPEVAHGLRWVQGSMAGAGPVAARAGLLDTDVVITTASGVFSGPLAEFVLGGMLHHAKDFERLRKNRLARRWSEEPTGTLEGKTLCIVGMGSIGRAIAGRARPFGMRIVGVKRTVREDDPAREYADELLPVGKLRAALARADYVAVTLPHTPETERLLDEEAIAAIKPGAYFANVGRGAVVDEAALVRALRSGHLSGAALDVFETEPLPQDSPLWELENVIISPHSTDNVPRLMEEKLVGLFCENLRRYLAGEELLNVLDKRLLY; encoded by the coding sequence ATGACCACGGTCGTAGTCGCGATGCACCTCGGAGAGGAGAGCCTGCGCAGGATCCGGGAGGTGGACCCCCGGGTGAGGGTCGCCTACAGGGAGGAGCTCGTCCCGCCGCCCCGGTGGGAGGGGGATCTGGTGGGTGAGCCGGGGTGGAGGCTAAACCCCGAGAAGGAGCGGGAGCTGCTCGGGCTGCTTGCCGGAGCCGAGGTTCTCCTGGACTTCCCCAGGATCCAGAGGCCCCTGCCGGAGGTCGCGCATGGTCTGCGCTGGGTGCAGGGGAGCATGGCCGGGGCCGGTCCGGTGGCCGCGCGGGCCGGGCTGCTCGACACCGACGTGGTGATCACCACCGCCAGCGGCGTCTTCTCCGGTCCGCTCGCCGAGTTCGTGCTCGGGGGGATGCTCCACCACGCCAAGGACTTCGAGCGGCTGCGCAAAAACCGGCTGGCCCGCCGGTGGAGCGAGGAGCCCACCGGAACCCTCGAGGGCAAGACCCTGTGCATCGTGGGGATGGGGAGCATCGGGCGGGCCATCGCCGGGCGGGCCCGGCCCTTCGGAATGCGCATCGTCGGGGTCAAGCGCACCGTGCGCGAGGACGACCCGGCGCGGGAGTACGCCGACGAGCTGCTGCCGGTCGGAAAGCTGCGCGCGGCGCTCGCCAGAGCCGACTACGTCGCCGTCACCCTCCCCCACACCCCGGAGACCGAGCGCCTGCTCGACGAGGAGGCCATAGCCGCCATCAAGCCCGGGGCTTACTTCGCCAACGTGGGCCGCGGGGCGGTGGTGGACGAGGCGGCGCTCGTGCGGGCGCTGCGGAGCGGCCACCTCTCCGGAGCGGCGCTCGACGTCTTCGAAACCGAGCCGCTCCCCCAGGACAGCCCGCTCTGGGAGCTGGAGAACGTCATCATAAGCCCCCACTCCACGGACAACGTCCCCCGGCTCATGGAGGAGAAGCTCGTGGGACTCTTCTGCGAGAACCTGCGGCGCTACCTCGCCGGGGAGGAGCTCCTCAACGTCCTGGACAAGCGCCTGCTCTACTGA
- a CDS encoding ABC transporter ATP-binding protein, which translates to MRKRWIALRDGLERVGGILSEFTPFFASRKRGLGLALAVLLAETASSLAQPWPLALAIDYVIGDREPPVALPGFLAREDVMLFGVALLVVLVFTATRGASAFRRYLLQRLGQETVFDLREALYAKVHALGLDYHGRRRTGDTITRVTGDVREVRTLLVDSVVEVASSLMVLAGMLAVMLWLDARLTLFALLTVPFLFAAVVRYRAALIERMRVVRAREGAIASVAQEAITGIRAVKIFGREEEELGRFREESEESLRASVDSALIEAKFGTVLGLVGGMGTALVVYFGARRVLAGEMSVGDLTVFVSYLGLFLSPLWALSRQANQIGKSLVSGERIVELLRAEPAVRDAPDARPAPRFSGRVAFEGVRFAYDREAGEVLRGMSFEVEPGSRVALVGASGAGKSTVASLIARLYDPQEGRVLVDGRDIRRFTIASLRAQISFVPQEPMLFRGTVAENIAYGRPGARREEIERAARLAGADGFIRRLPQGYDTLVGERGESLSGGQRQRISIARAMLRESPILILDEPQAGLDAESAAVVRESWRALSAGRTTFVISHELRLVREVDRILVIEDGRVAESGTHGELLALGGSYARLHALQEESGTPETAGRRQR; encoded by the coding sequence GTGAGGAAGCGTTGGATCGCGCTCCGCGACGGGCTGGAGCGCGTGGGCGGGATACTCTCCGAGTTCACGCCGTTCTTCGCCTCCCGCAAGCGGGGGCTGGGGCTCGCGCTCGCGGTGCTGCTGGCGGAGACGGCGAGCAGCCTCGCCCAGCCCTGGCCGCTGGCGCTCGCCATAGACTACGTGATCGGGGACAGGGAACCCCCGGTCGCGCTCCCGGGGTTTCTGGCGCGGGAGGACGTGATGCTCTTCGGGGTGGCGCTGCTCGTGGTGCTCGTCTTCACCGCGACCCGGGGGGCCTCGGCCTTCCGCCGCTACCTGCTGCAGCGGCTCGGGCAGGAGACCGTCTTCGACCTGCGCGAGGCGCTCTACGCGAAGGTGCACGCCCTCGGGCTCGACTACCACGGGCGGCGGCGGACCGGGGACACCATAACCCGGGTCACCGGCGACGTGAGGGAGGTGCGCACCCTGCTCGTGGACTCGGTGGTCGAGGTGGCCTCCTCGCTCATGGTGCTCGCCGGGATGCTCGCCGTCATGCTCTGGCTCGACGCGAGGCTGACCCTGTTCGCGCTGCTCACCGTGCCCTTTCTTTTCGCCGCCGTCGTCCGCTACCGGGCGGCGCTCATCGAGCGGATGCGGGTGGTCCGGGCGCGGGAGGGGGCCATAGCCTCGGTCGCCCAGGAGGCCATAACCGGCATCCGGGCGGTCAAGATCTTCGGCCGCGAGGAGGAGGAGCTGGGGCGTTTCCGGGAGGAGAGCGAGGAGTCGCTCCGGGCCAGCGTGGACTCGGCGCTCATAGAGGCCAAGTTCGGGACCGTGCTCGGGTTGGTGGGGGGAATGGGGACGGCGCTCGTGGTCTACTTCGGTGCCCGGCGGGTGCTCGCGGGTGAGATGTCCGTCGGGGACCTCACCGTCTTCGTCTCCTACCTGGGGCTCTTCCTCTCCCCGCTGTGGGCCCTCAGCCGGCAGGCGAACCAGATCGGCAAGTCGCTGGTCTCGGGGGAGAGGATCGTGGAGCTGCTGCGCGCCGAGCCCGCGGTCCGGGACGCGCCGGACGCCAGGCCGGCACCGCGCTTCTCCGGCCGGGTGGCCTTCGAGGGGGTCCGCTTCGCCTACGACCGGGAGGCCGGGGAGGTGTTGCGGGGGATGAGCTTCGAGGTGGAACCCGGCAGCCGGGTTGCGCTCGTCGGGGCCAGCGGGGCGGGCAAGAGCACCGTTGCGAGCCTCATCGCCCGGCTGTACGACCCGCAGGAGGGTCGGGTGCTCGTCGACGGGCGGGACATCCGCCGGTTCACCATCGCCTCGTTGCGCGCCCAGATCTCCTTCGTCCCCCAGGAGCCCATGCTCTTCCGGGGGACGGTGGCGGAGAACATAGCCTACGGGCGCCCCGGGGCCCGCCGGGAGGAGATAGAGCGGGCCGCCCGGCTCGCCGGGGCCGACGGCTTCATCCGGAGGCTGCCACAGGGGTACGACACCCTCGTCGGCGAGCGGGGCGAGAGCCTCAGCGGGGGGCAGCGCCAGCGGATCTCCATCGCCCGGGCGATGCTAAGGGAGAGCCCCATCCTCATCCTGGACGAGCCGCAGGCCGGGCTCGACGCCGAGTCGGCGGCGGTGGTGAGGGAGAGCTGGCGGGCTTTGAGCGCCGGGCGCACGACCTTCGTGATCTCGCACGAGCTGCGACTCGTGCGGGAGGTGGACCGTATACTCGTCATAGAGGACGGCCGGGTCGCCGAGTCCGGAACCCACGGGGAGCTGCTGGCCCTCGGGGGCTCCTACGCCCGGCTCCACGCCCTGCAGGAAGAGAGCGGTACGCCCGAGACGGCGGGAAGGAGGCAACGTTGA
- a CDS encoding response regulator has protein sequence MTRKTPILAAVEDLLFRSRIQKTAEALGLRAEFPRRRENLLETLRSSPPDLLILDLDSPRFRPLELLREAGDALSGVEVVGFVPHVRGDLATAARRAGCDRVMARGAFVEELPSLLSGLGTDEGRAT, from the coding sequence ATGACCCGCAAGACCCCCATACTGGCGGCCGTCGAAGACCTGCTGTTCCGCAGCAGGATACAGAAGACCGCCGAGGCCCTGGGCCTGCGGGCGGAGTTCCCCCGCCGCAGGGAGAACCTGCTGGAGACCCTGCGCTCCTCCCCGCCGGACCTCCTGATCCTCGACCTGGACTCCCCTCGCTTCCGGCCGCTGGAGCTCCTGCGGGAGGCGGGGGACGCCCTCTCGGGTGTGGAGGTCGTGGGCTTCGTCCCGCACGTCCGCGGGGACCTTGCCACGGCCGCCCGCCGGGCCGGGTGCGACCGCGTCATGGCCCGCGGGGCCTTCGTCGAGGAGCTCCCCTCCCTGCTCTCCGGACTCGGGACGGACGAGGGCCGTGCCACCTGA
- a CDS encoding CBU_0592 family membrane protein, with protein sequence MVGALMILGAYAANQLRWLGPQDVSYALINAAGAGLLSFVAIVERQWGFLLLEGVWTLVSLWALLRLLGERKAGGRSPTGR encoded by the coding sequence GTGGTCGGGGCGCTGATGATCCTCGGGGCCTATGCCGCGAACCAGCTGCGCTGGCTCGGCCCGCAGGACGTCTCCTACGCCCTGATCAACGCCGCCGGGGCCGGGCTGCTCTCCTTCGTGGCCATCGTCGAGCGGCAGTGGGGCTTCTTGCTGCTCGAAGGGGTGTGGACCCTGGTGAGCCTGTGGGCGCTGTTGCGGCTGCTCGGGGAGCGGAAGGCGGGGGGGCGGTCCCCGACGGGCCGCTGA